The window GATCAGGTAGCGGTCGATCCCCGCTCGTCCGTGAGTCCCCATCACGACGACGTCGGCGGCCGCCTCCTCGACGAGGTCGACGATCTCGTCCTGCGGGATCCCGGTGACGACCGTCCGTTCGGTTTCTACCGCTTCCGGTAGTTCCCCGATCGTCTTCTCGATCGCCGCCGTCGCGCGTTCGTTTTCGGCCTCGCGCCAGGCGTCCGGGGCGAGACCGCTGCTCGGGCTCTCGAACCGGTTTCGGCTGTCCGCGACCGAGACCACGTGGACCGTCGCCCCCGTCGTCCGGGAGAGCGATCCGGCGTGCGCGGCCGCGGCCAGCGACGCGTCGCTGCCGTCCGTCGGCAGGAGTATCCGCTCGTACATCTCAGACCCCCCCGAGCGCCATCAGGAACAGCGCGATCGAAATGACCGCGAACAGCCCGCCCACGAACGCCTTGATCGTCGACGTGCTGAGCGCGTTCGAGACGTACGGGGCGACCTGTCCGCCCGTCACCGTCGCCGGCACGGTGAAGACGACCATGTTCCACGGCGTCGAGGCGAGACTGAGGCTGTGGCCGCCGACGAGGCCGCCGCCGAACACGTGGACCAGCGAGGCCAGGATGGCCGTGAGCGCGACGACGATGTGGTTCGTCCCGATAGCGACCCGGACGGGGACCTTCGTGCCGAGCATCGAGATGATCCCGAGTTCGCCGACGCCGAAGCCGGCAAGTCCCTGGAACGTCCCGCCGATGCTGTAGTTTGCGAAGCGGCGCAGGTACCCCTCGCGGGTGTACCGGTAGTCGTCGCCCTCGCGGTCGATCCGCGTCACGTTGCCGTCCTCGTCGGTTCGGACGCCGGCGGGACCGAGCTTCCCGGGATCGTTCGGCATCTCCGCGTGACCGCCGTCGATCGCGGTCTCGACGTCGCCGTCGGCCGACGGACTCGCGTCGTCCTCGGCGTCGTCGGTGTCGTCGGTGGCGTCGCTCTCGTGATCGAGATCGGCCTTGAACAGGAGGTACGACGCCGAAAGCAACGCGACCCCGAGCAGTCCGTGGAAGAGCGGCTCGGGGATGACGAACGACAGGAGCGCGCCGGCGACGACGAACGGGACCGCCCCGCCGACGAGCGCGAGCGCCAGGCGGCGGTCGACGAGCCCGTACTGGATGAACGCGATCGACGAACTCGACAGGCCGAACGCCTCGCTTATGAGCCCGACCTTCACGATCGTCGGCGGGTCCAGCGGGCTCGCGAACAGGGGGTACACGAAGATGAGGAACGGCACGAAGATCGCCGACCCGCTGATCCCGACGGTGTTGACGATCGTGGCTCCGAGCAGGAACGCCGGGAACAGCCACCAGTACTCCAGCCAGTAGCTCGCCCCCGCCTCCGACGGCGTGGGCGCGCCGAAGAACACGCCGACGATGAAGACGATCGGTGCGAGAAAGACGAACACGTGTTGATACCGGAGGAACGACCGCTGGACACGGCTGTAGGAGGTTGATTTCATCGGTGTCTGTTGGTTCAGTCGTCGAGAACAGTCGGTCGCCGTACGATCGAGAAATCGGTCGCCTCGGTCCGGGTCGACGGTTCGACCGCGCCGGATCTCGGGGCGTCCGCATCCGATCTCCGAACCGCCACGTCGGTTCCCCCGGCCACGGGCCCACGACGGCGGCTCATTTACGTGAGCCCTCCGAGTGCGTTCCGGCGGCGTTCGTTCCCGATACCGACGACGACCGACTCCGAATACATCGTAGCCGCCGGATAGCGACGACCGAAGAATAAATCTTGAGGTTCGGGTCCTTCTGTGAGATCCGCTCACGCACGGAGCCGTGTCGTCGTCGCGACCGCACGAAGCAGCGTCGTCGTTCCGGTCGCACCTGCCCGTAGTCGCCGTCGCCGTCAGCCGTCTTCCGGTGGGATCCCGTCGTCGACCGAGCGGTCGGTCTCATCCAGCGGATCGACGCCGGGATCGACGCCGTCGTCGCCGCGGGACTCCTCGTCGTCCTCCCGGATCCCGAACTCCTGTCGGAGCTCTCGGATCCGATCGCGGATGTCGGCCGCGAGTTCGAATTCGAGGTTGTCGGCGGCTTCCGACATCCGCTCTTCCAGGTACGCGATCTGCTCGCGCGCCTCGTCTCCGTCGCTCGGCTCGTCGGTCGGAGAGCGCTCGCTCCGGTCGCCGCTCCCCGGGAGGTTCGTCTCGCCGACCGCCTTCTCGATCGTCTTCGGCTCGAAGCCGTGCTCCTCGTTGTACTCCCGCTGGATCCGCCGGCGGCGCTGCGTCTCCTCGATCGCGGCGGCCATCGAGTCGGTCGTCTCGTCGGCGTAGAGGACGACCTCGCCCTCGACGTTCCGCGCGGCCCGCCCCATCGTCTGGACGAGCGTCGTCTCCGAGCGGAGGAAGCCCTCCTGATCGGCGTCGAGGATGGCCACGAGCGACACCTCGGGGATGTCGAGGCCCTCCCTGAGGAGGTTGATGCCGACGAGCACGTCGATGTTCCCCAACCTGAGGTCGCGGATCAACTCGTGGCGCTCTAGGGTGTCGGTCTCGTCGTGCATGTACGCCACGTCGACGCCGGACTCCTCTAAGAACTCCGTGAGGTCCTCGGCCATCCGCTTGGTGAGCGTCGTGACCAGCACGCGCTCCTCGCGCTCGATCCGCTCGTCGATCCGGTCCAGCAGGTCGTCGACCTGGCCCGTGGCGTCTTCGACTTCGATCGCGGGGTCGACGAGGTGGGTCGGGCGAACGATCTGCTCGACGATCTGTTCGCTCTGCTCGCGCTCGTAGTCGCCGGGCGTCGCCGACACGTAGAGCGTCCGGTCGGTCTTCTCCTCGAACTCCTCGAAGGTCAGCGGGCGGTTGTCGTACGCCGTCGGGAGTCGAAAGCCGTTCTCGACCAGCGAGTCCTTTCGCGATTTGTCCCCGGCGTACTGTCCGCGGATCTGCGGTAGGGTCTGGTGGGACTCGTCGACGACGGTGAGGAAGTCCTCGGGGAAGTAATCCAAGAGCGTGTAGGGCGCCTCGCCGGTGTCGCGGTCGGACATATGCACTGAATAGTTCTCGATGCCCGAGCAGTAGCCCGTCTCCCGGAGCATCTCGATGTCGAACGTCGTGCGCTCTTCGATCCGCTGGGCGGCGACGAGGTCGCCCTGCCGCTCGAAGTACTTCACGCGCTCTTCCATCAACTGCTCGATCTCCGAGATCGCCTCCTCTAACTGCTCCTCGGGTATCGAGTAGTGCTCGGCGGGGTGGATCAGGGTGGCGGGCTCCTCGGAGACGACTTCTCCATTCAGGGGATCGAGCTTCGTCAGCCGGTCGACCTCGTCGCCCCAGAACTCGATGCGGACGGCGTAGCGGCCGTACATCGGGTACACCTCGACGGTGTCGCCGCGGACGCGGAACGTCCCCTGTTGGAAGTCGACGTCGTTGCGCTCGTAGTTCAGGTCGACCAGTTTCGCCAGCAGTTCGTCGCGGTCGAGCCGCTCGTTCCGCTCGACCCGCAGCGCCATATCGGTGTAGTTCTTCGGGTCGCCCAGCCCGTAGATCGCCGAGACCGAGGCGACGACGATGACGTCCTCGCGAGTCAGAAGCGACCGCGTCGCGGAGTGTCGCAGCCGGTCGATCTCCTCGTTGATCGACATGTCCTTGTCGATGTAGGTGTCGGTCTGTTCGACGTAGGCCTCCGGCTGGTAGTAGTCGTAGTAGGAGACGAAGTACTCGACGGCGTTGTCCGGAAAGAGGTTCTTGAACTCCTCATAAAGCTGCGCGGCGAGCGTCTTGTTGTGTGCGATGACCAGCGTGGGCTGCTGGAGCGCCTCTATCGTCCACGAGACGGTGTTGGTCTTGCCCGATCCCGTGACGCCCAGGAGGGTCTGTTTCTCCATTCCCGACTCGAAGCCCTCGGCCAGTTGCTCGATGGCGTCGGGCTGGTCGCCCGCCGGCTCGAACGGGGCGTCGACGCGGAACGCCCGCTCTGCGGCCGGCTCGTCGGGCGAGAGCGGACTCGACCCGGAGGTGTCGCTCATCGGAACTCCGTTGGGCGTACAGGCACTTGAGGCGGTCGGTCGTGCGGTCGCCCGGCCGGTGTGCAGCCAGACGGCCGGTTCGTAGCCGGCGGCGCTCAACTGAGGAACAGCCGACGGTCGGCGCGCTCGTGCCGGGCCGAGAGCACGTCGACGAGCGGGGCGAACGGCTCCATCTCCGCGAGGGAGCGGCCGGCGCTGTCGTCGACGGCGTCGACCATCGCCGGGCGGAGGTCGTCGACGGTCCGCTGGAGGTCGGTGTGGCTGATGCCGAAGAGCCGCTGGGCGGCCTGCGACAGCGCGGTCGCGAACTCGTGGCAGGCGACGAGACAGGCCTCTCGGACCGGCACGTCCTCGCGCGCCGCGACGACCCCCAGGACCGCGGCGTAGTTCCCCGGCGCGTCGCTTCCGAGACGGTCGGCGTAGGCGTCGAGGAGGTCGTCGTCTCGGAGGTCGGACTGGAGCGCGAGCAGGCGCTCGCCGGTCCGCTCGCTCGACTCGCGGAACTCCGCGCTCGTCGTCGCCGCCGTCAGCCGCCGGTCGGCCGCGACGACGCCCGAGAGGTCCGGGTCGGGACCGGCGGCCGCCTCGTGGGCGTGGCGGAGCGCGACGAGGTCTCCCGGGCCGAACTGCCGCCGGAGGTACGTCTCGACGAGGTCCCGCAGGTCGTCGGCGTCGGTCACGCGGTCCTCGGCGGCGAACTGCTCTACGGCGTAGGACACGCTGTCGGTCCCGACGGGGAGCGCCGAGTCGGCGAGTCTGAACGCCGCGAGCGAGGCGGTCTCGCCGTCACTCATCGGTGGCGTCCTCCGGTACGGTCCCGCCACCGCCGTCCTGACCGCGGCCGTGCCCGTGTTCGAGGACGTAGCGGTGACCGTGATCGTCGTCGCCGCTGCGTTCCTCCTCGTCGTGGCCGTGACTGTGTCCGTGGCCGTGGTCGTGATTGTGGGTCTGATCGTGCCCGTGTTCGTCTCCGTCGTGGTCGTGACTGTGTTCGTGGCTATGATCGTGCCCGTGTTCGGCTTCGTCGTGGCTGTGACTGTGTCCGTGGCTATGACCGTGCCCGTCGTCGTGGTCGTGGCTATGGCCGCCGCCTGCCCCCGAGTGCGTGTGGTCCGTCACAGCGGGCTGTGCGCCGGCCGAGCCGTCGTCGAACAGCGCCGGCGAGACGGTGTCGTACCGGATCGTCGCGCCGGCCGGGAGGTGCGGTCCGACCTCGGATTCCATCCGCTCTCGGTCCTCGGTCACCGGGAAGTACGCGCAGTCGCCGTCGATCGCGAGGTCCCAGTGGCGGTTCCCGGCCGCGTGACCGAGCGCCACCGCGGCCGTGAGCTCCGCGTCGGCGGCGTCGCCGAGGTCGACGACGAGGGCGGTCGCGGACGCGAGCGAGACGAGCACTGGCGATCCGTCCCCGGTGGCGAGCACGTCGCCGTCGCCGAGGATTTCGCCGACGACGATCCCGAGGTCGGTCCCGTCGTCGGTGGTCGTCCGCACGCGCGAGCGCCGGCGCTCCTCGTCGGTCAGCGTCACCGAGCGAGCGTCGGCGGGGTCTATGTCGACCTCGTCGCGGTGGCCCAGGTAGGTGTCCGCGAGCAGCATCAGTTCTTCCTCCGCGGGGCCGCTTCCGCCCCGACGAGTTCGATCCGCGCCGCCGACCACGCGGCGCGTAACGCGCCGCTGACGGCGTCCGCCCGGTCGCCGAGCGCTCGCACCGCGACGCCGGCTCCGTTCGGGAGCGCGGTCGCGCCGGCCGCGACGGGGTCGCCGCCGCCGGCGTCGCGGTTGTCGCCTTCGACGTCGCTACTGCCGCCCTCGACGTCGCTGCCGGCGGCGTCGTCGCCGTCACCCCCGCCACCGCCGTCAGTGCCACCCCC is drawn from Halobellus limi and contains these coding sequences:
- a CDS encoding urease accessory protein UreE; translation: MLLADTYLGHRDEVDIDPADARSVTLTDEERRRSRVRTTTDDGTDLGIVVGEILGDGDVLATGDGSPVLVSLASATALVVDLGDAADAELTAAVALGHAAGNRHWDLAIDGDCAYFPVTEDRERMESEVGPHLPAGATIRYDTVSPALFDDGSAGAQPAVTDHTHSGAGGGHSHDHDDGHGHSHGHSHSHDEAEHGHDHSHEHSHDHDGDEHGHDQTHNHDHGHGHSHGHDEEERSGDDDHGHRYVLEHGHGRGQDGGGGTVPEDATDE
- a CDS encoding universal stress protein, which codes for MYERILLPTDGSDASLAAAAHAGSLSRTTGATVHVVSVADSRNRFESPSSGLAPDAWREAENERATAAIEKTIGELPEAVETERTVVTGIPQDEIVDLVEEAAADVVVMGTHGRAGIDRYLIGSVTERVVRRSPVPVLTVQGTRGQDDSATSD
- the uvrB gene encoding excinuclease ABC subunit UvrB; amino-acid sequence: MSDTSGSSPLSPDEPAAERAFRVDAPFEPAGDQPDAIEQLAEGFESGMEKQTLLGVTGSGKTNTVSWTIEALQQPTLVIAHNKTLAAQLYEEFKNLFPDNAVEYFVSYYDYYQPEAYVEQTDTYIDKDMSINEEIDRLRHSATRSLLTREDVIVVASVSAIYGLGDPKNYTDMALRVERNERLDRDELLAKLVDLNYERNDVDFQQGTFRVRGDTVEVYPMYGRYAVRIEFWGDEVDRLTKLDPLNGEVVSEEPATLIHPAEHYSIPEEQLEEAISEIEQLMEERVKYFERQGDLVAAQRIEERTTFDIEMLRETGYCSGIENYSVHMSDRDTGEAPYTLLDYFPEDFLTVVDESHQTLPQIRGQYAGDKSRKDSLVENGFRLPTAYDNRPLTFEEFEEKTDRTLYVSATPGDYEREQSEQIVEQIVRPTHLVDPAIEVEDATGQVDDLLDRIDERIEREERVLVTTLTKRMAEDLTEFLEESGVDVAYMHDETDTLERHELIRDLRLGNIDVLVGINLLREGLDIPEVSLVAILDADQEGFLRSETTLVQTMGRAARNVEGEVVLYADETTDSMAAAIEETQRRRRIQREYNEEHGFEPKTIEKAVGETNLPGSGDRSERSPTDEPSDGDEAREQIAYLEERMSEAADNLEFELAADIRDRIRELRQEFGIREDDEESRGDDGVDPGVDPLDETDRSVDDGIPPEDG
- a CDS encoding sulfite exporter TauE/SafE family protein; this encodes MKSTSYSRVQRSFLRYQHVFVFLAPIVFIVGVFFGAPTPSEAGASYWLEYWWLFPAFLLGATIVNTVGISGSAIFVPFLIFVYPLFASPLDPPTIVKVGLISEAFGLSSSSIAFIQYGLVDRRLALALVGGAVPFVVAGALLSFVIPEPLFHGLLGVALLSASYLLFKADLDHESDATDDTDDAEDDASPSADGDVETAIDGGHAEMPNDPGKLGPAGVRTDEDGNVTRIDREGDDYRYTREGYLRRFANYSIGGTFQGLAGFGVGELGIISMLGTKVPVRVAIGTNHIVVALTAILASLVHVFGGGLVGGHSLSLASTPWNMVVFTVPATVTGGQVAPYVSNALSTSTIKAFVGGLFAVISIALFLMALGGV
- a CDS encoding urease accessory protein UreF; the protein is MSDGETASLAAFRLADSALPVGTDSVSYAVEQFAAEDRVTDADDLRDLVETYLRRQFGPGDLVALRHAHEAAAGPDPDLSGVVAADRRLTAATTSAEFRESSERTGERLLALQSDLRDDDLLDAYADRLGSDAPGNYAAVLGVVAAREDVPVREACLVACHEFATALSQAAQRLFGISHTDLQRTVDDLRPAMVDAVDDSAGRSLAEMEPFAPLVDVLSARHERADRRLFLS